GAGCGTAAAGCTATAATGTACTATATTAACTTGATAAAAACTTACCGATTATTACGTCGAACTCACAAATGAAAAAACTAATGATATTTAATGGCAGATAATACCAATCAACCAATTATCAATCTCCAACTAAAAAAATCAATTATCAATCTCCATTATAACAATGATGAAGATGAGATGTTGATTATCCTTTATATATTTTTTATCAATCTCATCGAAAAATCACCAGGGCATATCTATCTCCTCCAGAATTAGCTTCTGACCTCTCGGCGTAGGGAGGCTTCAATGGTCCCATACTGAAATGCAGTGGTACTAGTAGGAGAATAAGCTAGCTTCAGTTAAAATTAGCATTGTGAGATATAGACTAATGGTTAATTGCATAGATAAGCACCAGTGGTCTAGTGGTAGAATAGTACCCTGCCACGGTACAGACCCGGGTTCGATTCCCGGCTGGTGCAAAAAATTTTTTTATTGCCTTGAATGATAATATGGAATCCTCAGATGGTGATAAAAGTAATTCACAATCGATTCAAGGTCATGGACATCCCAATTTTGAGCTTGCATGTACAAATTACAGAATTATTTACCTGTAAAATAATTACTGCAATGATTATCACCGCGTCCTGGCAATGAAAATGATAATCACAGTCCACAACATAGATTAGAAGTATTTTTTGAAGTCCTCATTTGCTAGTGCCACCAGACCATCATCATCCCACTCATCGCGGTATCTTTCCGGACGAGCAGCCTTATTCTTCGCATTAGCAGCATACATCAGCTTCCTCCATTCTTCAATAGGTGGATGGCCACATTGCTCCGCGAGCCAATCATCGTATTCGAACTGCAAACAAATCACACTTAGCAGGGGATAACCGATATAGTCGTTTCTAATATACAATGTTGATGTGCAACAGTGCAAGACGCCCACAATTCACAGAAATATGTCATTTTCCGCCAAGAAAAGCTTTGTTAACTAGCTCCCTTAacatgatttcaaaaaaaaaactagctCCCTTAACATGCATCATTAGGCTACCTGATAACCACCACTGAAGTTGTGGGTATATCTCTTGGGCCATCCACGAGTTTCCAGTCTCGAGTAGATGGCTTTGACATCTTCCATCATTTCATCTTTCGATGGAAGCTTGATCCGTCCAGATAGAATACCGGCGACCCATTTGCTTTGGAGTTCAACCAGTGGAAAAGGGATAACCTGGATGAAACAGAGGCCAGCAAGTTTTAGGTGCTAGAGCATGCAAGGCAGTTATAAGTGCATCTAGACAACAGCAGAAATTTGGACACAAATTGACCTTCCACGGCACTCCGATGAAAGACAGATCAGGAGCCACTTCTATAGGGAAAACATGCTTGTATAATGGATCAACGCAGTTGTCATCCACAGTGATGGTGCTATCATCCCCAAGAAACGGGAAGTCATACAGGTAGCTAGACAACATACAAAGGCAGGGAACACATGATTAGCTTCAACCAATGTAGCAAAATAGGGTGGTTTGTGCAAGAAATATGTTTTAGATATGCTGCATGACTATACCCAGTACAGTGCATGATGACATCCGCTTTGATTGAGCTGCCatcctggaacaccacagtgccATCTCCCTGTGCATGGTCAATCTGCAAGTAGAACATAATTTTGTTATAACAAGGTAATGGCAGCCCCTTTAACGGATAAAGCCACCATATTCAACTCACCACGGAAAAAGGCATTTACCATGGAATGAAGCCACATGTTGTCATATTCAGGCTGCTGTTCACAAGTGGAAGTCGGCGCTGATCTATCGGCAATATGGACCTCCTTCGCAACGCTTGCAATGTCCCTCGAAATGTCAACTGCACTTGCCGAGGCCCCAATAACGATCACTACCTACCAAGGCAATCCGTACTTCAAGTTCAAGATAGTTTAGCACGACAACTCATGTGTGGGGAAGAAATCATAGTCAGAATCATACTCACTTGATCAAGGAATGGCTCAGGCACACGGTAATTGTGGCTATGCATCTGCTTTCCAGGCCAGGCATCTGCACCTGTCAATGTTGGAAAGTACAGATCACCTGTCAAGTTCACAATTGTTGGTGGATCTGATGACCATAAAATTACAAGTTTGTAACGAAACACTGGACGAGAATTGTCCAAAAAAAACATCAGACAGGCATCTTTCAAGAATTCATCAAGCTTAAGAGTTCAAAATCAAATTTGCTAAACCCTGAATCAGCTGGTTCTTGTCTCTAGATCGTAGGATGCAGATTCTGTTCTGCTCAAGATTTGTACAACATGCAGAGTATCCTAAATCCCTTTTCTTAAAGCATGCTCGAGATCTGTACCACATGcagattttcttgttacgatcacTACCTACCCTGCTCGAAATCAGTTTTTTCTTCTTCTCACGGAGCACGAACCGTGTCATTTCTTCATGAAAATTTGCATGCATACAAAAGACACAACATGTACAATGTCAAGATTTCTTTTCTTCTCGATTTTAGAAGTATAATTTGTTGGTTTTTACCGTGTGCTGAGCCTGAACCAGGGTTCAACAAACTATTTCTTCTGCCCAATTACGAGTTGGTTGAGCGGAGAATCATTACCAGGTATGGAGGCGACGCGAGGCTCTGAATAATGGCCATTGCAAACCACGACGGCATCATACAGCTCCTCGTCCTGCTCCCCCTTCTCCCCGAGCTTCCTCGACGTCACCGCCCACCTCCCGCCGGCCTCCCTCCGGACCCCGACCACCTCCGTCTGGAACCGGACGAGCCCGTAAAGGTCGAACCGCTGCGTGAAGTCCTCGAGGTACCGAAGCACCTCCTGGTGGCCGGGGAACCTGCGCGCGTCGACGACGGAGCCGCGCGCCGCGGTGAAGGGGAAGTCGAGGAAGCCCATGACCTCGCGGGGGAGGTTGGTGCGGAGCGAAGCGTAGAGGCtggagtgggtggcggcggcgccgagcgggtcggcggcggctgcgggggCGGGGGAGGCGTAGAGCCAGGTGCCCCCCACGGCGGCGGCGCGCTCGAAGACGACGGGGGCGTGGCCCTCGCGGCGGAGCTCCCGTGCCGCCGCCAGGCCGGCCGCGCCCGCGCCGACGACGGCGAGGCGGAGCGAGGGCGACGGCATGGAGGCGGGCAGGAGAGAGCAAAGAGGCTTGCGGAGCTGGGAGCCGGAATTGGCTTGGATTCGCCGTGCCTCCGCTGGTCTTTTTTCCGTCGAGGAGCCGTGTGCGATCCCGTCTCTGTTGGTTTCGTTCATGTGGGTATCGGCGATTTGGAGGGAAGCGGGCTCTTCTACGCCTCACCAACCGTTTTTAGCTGCTTTTTCGAACGTGGGAGTTCGAGAAAAATGCTAGACATACAAAAAAATACAGGATTTTACAGGCTCTTTCATCTAGTAACCAATCATAAATTTGCCCTCCTTCCTGATTTTCAGGGGGGTGGACCATGTTCTTCACCTATTGACCAATCAAGTTAACCCTCTTTGTAAAACCTTGTAACTCTTTTGTACGTGTAGCGTTACTCGAGTTCGAGAGGGAATCAAATGCCAGGAGTAAAATTTTGTGCAAATTTTCTGAACTTTGTTTTTTTAAAAATACTGTAGCCTTGCAAATTCTCACCAGAATAGTTTATTTTGCATTTTTTTCCTTTCACTGTCAAGTGGCAAGAGTGTTTGGTAGCCTTGCATATTTGCTTCTCTTTGGCCAGATTTATATTGATATTTCCCATTTTGCGACATGGCTTCATGTTTTTTTTCAACCACCGACGCAATCATGCATATTTTGGGGCCAAAGACCACTAGCGCAATCATGCAATCCCTGGAGATCGTCTCACCCACTTAGAGCATGGCCAACAGGAAGGCCAAATGTGCCGCCCTGCAGGCCAGCTAGGTTCGGATGCCATTGTGCTGCCAGGGCAGGTGCCTTGCAGAGAGAGGTACTTCTTCTGCAAGCTTCGGGTGTCTGAGCAGATATGTCGTGCTCCTTCAGAGAAAAGACGGATAAAGAAAATGAAGCATGGCGTGCAGGTTCGTTGACGACAAGTCGTCCGAATCGAACCGTGAGGCGAGTATGGCTTTGCAGCCGAAGCTCGTCCACGTCTAGGGCGCAGGGATGAATCCGCCGTTGAGTCACACCAGATCGACGGCGAACGAGTAGAACTCAATCACGTCTAGGGAACGGGGATGAGTTCGCCCTCGAGTCCCATGCGATATGGGCGGAGCTCTCCCAAGGCGACTTGTGGCCCTCGAGCTCTCTCACAGCTGCTGCATGTTGAGGCCATCACACAGCAGGCGGGCACTTTATTCTCAAATTTGAGAACAAATTAATTTTTTTGTGGTGAGCATCGAAGAGCAGATGGCTGGGCGGAGGATCAGGCGGGGGAAAGGTCgtgaagaaaaaacagaaaaaattggcTGGTGTCTCTGATAAGGCTAGTTGTGTGTTGGATAAATATGAAATTGACGGTGGTCTCAACTTCACTTGTTGCTATGGTTGGGCTAGGGTGCTGCCATCATAGTTCATGCCAACGGAGGTCACGACTTTAGCCCTCGTGGACATCAAACAACGGTACCTGGCCTTTGGAGGAGGACCATGACAGTGAGGGCATTGGCTAGTTTCTCTTCATTTTGGTTGCTTTTGGAGttctttgagttgtcaccaaaaacTCATCTAcaatacctaaatagttgatcccaTTAACTGTAATTCTCTGAACATACAACCCTCCATATCATCAATTGTGCCGCATCATCATCCACTAAAACTATTTGGTAGCACATGCATACTCCAATTTAATTGCTCCATCTTCAATGATCTGGTATGCATGCATACTCTCTGTTCACacacaattatttaaaaaaatattttttgattTAGGTCATTTCATTCATACAAAATTGACCAAAATTAATTTTAAAAATCTCAACATGCAGCCCTTGAGATCACCAATTCTGCCACATGCCCACATCATCGTCCACTAAAACTATTTTGTAGCACATGCATCCTCCAATTTAATTGCTCCACCTTCAATAGTCCAGCGTACTTGCATACTCTCTGTTCACACACAAATACTTTAAAAAATAATAGTTTTTGGTTTAGATAATTCCATTCATACAAAATGTATCCAAAATTAATCTTTAAAATTCCGCAGCAACGGGCGGGAAAATCACCTAGTTATATCTATACATAAACCCTTTTTTCCTCTAAATAAATAAGCAGCGCTCCTGCATGTTCCTAAAAAAAATGCTCAATAACTTGCCTCGTGCTTAAGCACTATTTTGATATCACTATTTCAGTGTCAACATTTACACGATTAGGCTACTATGAAAAAGTATACA
This DNA window, taken from Triticum aestivum cultivar Chinese Spring chromosome 1D, IWGSC CS RefSeq v2.1, whole genome shotgun sequence, encodes the following:
- the LOC123181615 gene encoding flavin-containing monooxygenase FMO GS-OX-like 5 isoform X2 — encoded protein: MNETNRDGIAHGSSTEKRPAEARRIQANSGSQLRKPLCSLLPASMPSPSLRLAVVGAGAAGLAAARELRREGHAPVVFERAAAVGGTWLYASPAPAAAADPLGAAATHSSLYASLRTNLPREVMGFLDFPFTAARGSVVDARRFPGHQEVLRYLEDFTQRFDLYGLVRFQTEVVGVRREAGGRWAVTSRKLGEKGEQDEELYDAVVVCNGHYSEPRVASIPGADAWPGKQMHSHNYRVPEPFLDQVVIVIGASASAVDISRDIASVAKEVHIADRSAPTSTCEQQPEYDNMWLHSMIDHAQGDGTVVFQDGSSIKADVIMHCTGYLYDFPFLGDDSTITVDDNCVDPLYKHVFPIEVAPDLSFIGVPWKVIPFPLVELQSKWVAGILSGRIKLPSKDEMMEDVKAIYSRLETRGWPKRYTHNFSGGYQFEYDDWLAEQCGHPPIEEWRKLMYAANAKNKAARPERYRDEWDDDGLVALANEDFKKYF
- the LOC123181615 gene encoding flavin-containing monooxygenase FMO GS-OX-like 5 isoform X1, with amino-acid sequence MNETNRDGIAHGSSTEKRPAEARRIQANSGSQLRKPLCSLLPASMPSPSLRLAVVGAGAAGLAAARELRREGHAPVVFERAAAVGGTWLYASPAPAAAADPLGAAATHSSLYASLRTNLPREVMGFLDFPFTAARGSVVDARRFPGHQEVLRYLEDFTQRFDLYGLVRFQTEVVGVRREAGGRWAVTSRKLGEKGEQDEELYDAVVVCNGHYSEPRVASIPGDLYFPTLTGADAWPGKQMHSHNYRVPEPFLDQVVIVIGASASAVDISRDIASVAKEVHIADRSAPTSTCEQQPEYDNMWLHSMIDHAQGDGTVVFQDGSSIKADVIMHCTGYLYDFPFLGDDSTITVDDNCVDPLYKHVFPIEVAPDLSFIGVPWKVIPFPLVELQSKWVAGILSGRIKLPSKDEMMEDVKAIYSRLETRGWPKRYTHNFSGGYQFEYDDWLAEQCGHPPIEEWRKLMYAANAKNKAARPERYRDEWDDDGLVALANEDFKKYF